The genomic stretch ACGTTCGCCAGGAAGGGCAGCAGAGTGGACAGTTCCAAGGCAGCTCAACTCCTTTCGTGGGGTGGGGGCGCAGGATCCCGGCGGAGACGGAACGGGGGTGGGGCAGCGCCGCAGGAAGCGGAAATACGGAGGGCGGACGTCACGGGCACGGGCCGTGATGGTCTAGCTGTGCAACTGGTCAGTTTTGCGTCAGTTATCCCGGATGGTAATGCTTTTCACGAATGCAGGCGGGGCTGCTGTCCGGCCCCGCCGATCGAACAATCGTCCGGATCAAGGCAAGGGGCCGGGCGCACGGCCCGGCCCCAGGATGGTACGGGGAGGTGAATTGACCCGCCGCAGGTGCGTCTATACACACCCGCTGCGCAGGATTACTGCTTGACGGGCTTGACGGGAATGCTGGTGCTGAGCTTGAACTTCCCGGCGGTGACGTTCATCACGTACAGGGTCGCGGCCTTGCGGTCACCGGCGGAGTTGAAGCTCACGTTGCCGGACAGCAGGCCCGTGAAGCTGCCCTTGCGGATGGCACTCTCGACCTGGGCGCGGGTGGGCACCTTGTTCTTGTTGGCGCGCACAGCGTTCAGTACGCCCTGCACGACGACCTTGGCGGCGTCGTAGCCGAAGGCACCGAAGCCCTGGGCGTCGTCGTTGAAGGTCTTCTTGTAGTTCGTGGCGAACAGCTTCGCGGCGGGCAGGGCGCTCAGGGGCGCGGCGACGGTCGTGAAGTAGATGTTGTTCGCGTTCGCCTCGCCGACGATCACGGGCAGCTCGCCGCTGTCCAGGCCGTCGCCGCCGACCACGGGGGTCTGCACGCCGGCTTCACGCAGCTGCTTGATGAACACGCCCACCTGGTTGTAGATGCCGCCGAAGTAGATGGCGTCGGGGTTGGCGAGCTTGATCTTGGCGACGATGCTGGAGAAGTCGCTCTTCTCCTCGGTGCCTTCGTTGGCGCTGACGGTCACGCCCTTGGCCTTCAGGGCCTTTTCGACTTCCTTGGCCAGACCTTCGCCGTAGGCGGTCTTGTCGTTCAGGACGTAAACCTTCTTGGCTTTCAGGTTGCCGCTGATGAAGTTCGCGCCGGCGGGGCCCTGCGCGTCGTCACGGGCGACGATGCGGTTCATGTTGCTCAGGCCGCGGTCGGTCACGCCGTTGGCGGTGTTGGCGGGGGAGACCATGGCGACCTTGCTGGAGACCAGCGCGGCGCTGGCGGGGATGGCCACGCCGCTGTTGAGGGTGCCGACGACCGCGAGGATCTGGCGGTCAGCGGCGATCTTGCGGGCGGCGGCGGTACCGGTGGCGGGGTCGGCCTGGTCGTCGTAGGGCACGAGGACGAGGTCGAAGCCAAGCTTCTTGAACTGGGCCTTGTATTCGTTGACGGCCAGCTGGGCGCCGTTGCGGATCTGGGTGCCGAGGTCGCTCTGGCCGCCGGAGAGG from Deinococcus soli (ex Cha et al. 2016) encodes the following:
- a CDS encoding branched-chain amino acid ABC transporter substrate-binding protein, yielding MKKSALSLTVLAALALGTASAQTTIKIASLSPLSGGQSDLGTQIRNGAQLAVNEYKAQFKKLGFDLVLVPYDDQADPATGTAAARKIAADRQILAVVGTLNSGVAIPASAALVSSKVAMVSPANTANGVTDRGLSNMNRIVARDDAQGPAGANFISGNLKAKKVYVLNDKTAYGEGLAKEVEKALKAKGVTVSANEGTEEKSDFSSIVAKIKLANPDAIYFGGIYNQVGVFIKQLREAGVQTPVVGGDGLDSGELPVIVGEANANNIYFTTVAAPLSALPAAKLFATNYKKTFNDDAQGFGAFGYDAAKVVVQGVLNAVRANKNKVPTRAQVESAIRKGSFTGLLSGNVSFNSAGDRKAATLYVMNVTAGKFKLSTSIPVKPVKQ